The Desulfonispora thiosulfatigenes DSM 11270 genome segment TTGTCGAAACTTGTTTTCCGATAACTAGCTAGTTATAATAAAAGATAAGTAAAAATACACAAAGCATATAAAATAAAAGTTTAAATATATTTTGATTTAAGAACGAAGTTCGTAACGACAACTTTAGAAGGAAGTGAAAAAATGAAGATGACGCTAGATAAAAAGGTAGATTGGACTAAAAGCCTTCCAAAAGATTCTGGAACAGAGGAATTATTTCAAGAATTTAAAGAAAAGGCGGAAGCATTAACGGTAAAAGTGATTAATGTTAAAACTGCAGCTGAAGCTGAAGCGAGTATTTTAAAAGAAATTACAGAAGAAAAAGCTAAAATTGTATGCGCAGTCAAAAGTATGGAATTAGTTAATATCCAAAACATACAGGAAAAGGCTAAAAAGTCAGGGGTGGACTTTTCTTTAGAGATAGATCGAGATATTATAGAAAAGGCGCAAATTGGTATTTCGGAGTTTGATTTAGGTATAGCAGATTTAGGGACTATTGTGCAGGATGCTGATGATGTGCAAAAAAGACTAGTTTCTACCTTACCACCGATTCACATAGCTGTTTTACAGAAGAAGGCTATTGTCGATACTTTGCAATCCTCACTAGAGGTAATCAATAAAACTTATAATGGTAATCCATCAAACTTTATCGCTTATGTAACCGGACCAAGTAAAACTAGTGATATTGAAAGAGTATTAACA includes the following:
- a CDS encoding LutC/YkgG family protein; the encoded protein is MKMTLDKKVDWTKSLPKDSGTEELFQEFKEKAEALTVKVINVKTAAEAEASILKEITEEKAKIVCAVKSMELVNIQNIQEKAKKSGVDFSLEIDRDIIEKAQIGISEFDLGIADLGTIVQDADDVQKRLVSTLPPIHIAVLQKKAIVDTLQSSLEVINKTYNGNPSNFIAYVTGPSKTSDIERVLTIGVHGPGKLIVVVIDQ